The genomic stretch AGTTTGTTTACTACTAAAAAAGATTAAAATCCGAACATATACCAATGTTATCTTCGGATCTTAATCTTAGGAATTAAATATTTTATATAGGACCGGCAAATGAGTTTGCCCATCCGCCATGAAACTTAAACTAATGTGTTACTCCTTTAATTCACAGCTTCTGCAAATCTGTTTTTATCCTGTTTCATTTTACTTTACCACAAGCTCACTATCTGAATTTCTGCCATATAACATCCCGCCAGATGACGGATAATACCAATAACCCTATTCCTCCAGCCAGCAGAAGATACTTTTCCTGATAAGAACCAGACTGCATTACAGAAAACAAATAAAAATCTCCCAGATACTTTTTTCCTGATCCGAAGTTCATTACATAATACAGAATCGGCACCATATAACCCAGAACCGGCTGATTGCTTAAGGAAAAGACGAATACACCAAGTCCGCCAAGAAACAGACTGTTTGCCATAAGTACAAAAAACATGAGGGAGAAGGTAAAATCACAGCCTCCTATTGCCATCCAACCTAAATATAATACCCCAGTTACTGCTATCAGAAGTAAGGCACTCATACTACGAAGTACATGATTCACGATCATGGATTCTTTTTTGGAGGATATGATATCTCTTATGTCCCTGTCTATGTCCGGTGTGAATATACTCATCAACATAATAATGCCAAAGAGGCTGATAAAGACTTCTACGACTTTCGCCGTCTGATTCTCATTTAGATTATCCAGTCCAATTACCAGAGGTGACAAAAGAGAGAGAAGCACCACAAGGACATAGGGAATTATTAGGTTATGCTTTAGATTTACGTAAGCTATTTTTTGATATCTTTCCATTTCTTCCATAGATTCCTTTCCTCTTACAGTCATAAAGATAAATTACCGCTAACATAAGTATAAGAGCTAATAAGGTATATAATAAGCGATTCCGAATCAACTGAGACAGATTATTCTGGAAGATCTCATAATTTCCTACGCTGTTGAAACGTGGAACAAGCTTGAATCCAAAAGCTCCAATCAGATTATTTGTACCTTCAAATAAGGTGCCAAACCACCATACTGCCTGCACCAGAATGGGCAATACCTGTTCTGTCAGTTCCCCTATTAAATATCCCAAGGCTGTGACCACCAGTATACTTGGCAAAAGCCATCCGGTACAGTATTTTAGGAACGCAAGATAATCTATCGTAATGCCAGCTGTTTTTCCTGCATAGATTGCCTGCGATAAAGGCATAAGAGACAGTAACAGCACAGGTATAAATAACATAAAACAAACAGCTGTATATCTGGCTGAAATTATCGTAATGGAGGAAATACTCTTTCCATAAAGAACATTTGCAACTTTACTATGTTTATCTTTTAGAATTCTCGCTGTGATAAAAAACACGGGAAATATACCCAGCAGAATCCCCATATAATCACAGAACAACCTGGCATAAGCCCCCGATAAACGGTCTTTATCTATCATATCATTATATTCCTTTAAGGCTTCTTCATAAGTAAGTGGTACTCTTGCATTGCTTACTATCGTATCCTTGCTGTAAGAGCTTCCTTT from Anaerocolumna sp. AGMB13020 encodes the following:
- a CDS encoding ABC transporter permease, with protein sequence MWLTLFLKECRMWCKSILFLGYITMIVFFYLTQMGSVDIPIKPEPGQESYGYHYSTKESDIMRTATDSLIQEYSEGHYITYPIGFYKEVRLDEEKTAKMEILLQKLTGIPAEEFKAIMDKYRDSMNFEGKTGIVYLVKEPPAELKVSEGITYKDFLDYMAQAADLIGKGSSYSKDTIVSNARVPLTYEEALKEYNDMIDKDRLSGAYARLFCDYMGILLGIFPVFFITARILKDKHSKVANVLYGKSISSITIISARYTAVCFMLFIPVLLLSLMPLSQAIYAGKTAGITIDYLAFLKYCTGWLLPSILVVTALGYLIGELTEQVLPILVQAVWWFGTLFEGTNNLIGAFGFKLVPRFNSVGNYEIFQNNLSQLIRNRLLYTLLALILMLAVIYLYDCKRKGIYGRNGKISKNSLRKSKA